Proteins from a single region of Gossypium arboreum isolate Shixiya-1 chromosome 1, ASM2569848v2, whole genome shotgun sequence:
- the LOC108480170 gene encoding protein LHCP TRANSLOCATION DEFECT, whose product MASIPCTFQIPCSSKPVNSLPSLPKLSSKFLGSQKTLSWSRPSRIGPSNGSRTQCWFKFGKNGVDAEGAGIYGSQGRDDFDRDDVEQYFNYMGMLAVEGSYDKMEALLNQNIHPVDILLMLAASEGDKPKIEELLRAGAKYDVKDADGRTALERAVNEEIRDFILGFSVQKP is encoded by the exons ATGGCTTCAATCCCATGTACTTTTCAAATACCCTGTAGTTCAAAACCCGTAAATTCTCTTCCATCTCTGCCAAAGCTCAGTTCCAAGTTTCTAGGCTCTCAAAAAACTCTATCTTGGTCAAGGCCTTCAAGAATTGGACCCTCTAATGGTTCAAGAACTCAATGCTGGTTCAAGTTTGGTAAGAACGGCGTTGATGCTGAAGGTGCTGGCATTTATGGCAGCCAGGGCAGAGATGATTTTGACAGGGACGATGTTGAGCAG TACTTCAATTACATGGGGATGCTTGCTGTCGAAGGTTCCTACGATAAGATGGAAGCTCTTTTGAACCAAAACATACACCCAGTAGACATTTTGTTGATGCTGGCTGCCTCGGAAGGCGACAAGCCGAAAATTGAAGAGCTGTTGAGAGCTGGAGCTAAGTATGATGTCAAGGATGCAGATGGGCGTACTGCCCTTGAGAGGGCTGTCAATGAAGAAATAAGAGACTTCATTCTCGGTTTCTCTGTGCAAAAACCTTGA
- the LOC108480169 gene encoding chloroplastic lipocalin isoform X2, with amino-acid sequence MVNAILYHQTSPLLLFQCCSSSHPPHIPSICQLASATDNELTLPLEEDSGEGNGKLMMMRGMTAKNFDPVRYSGRWFEVASLKRGFAGQGQEDCHCTQGVYTFDMKTPAIQVDTFCVHGGPDGYITGIRGKVQCLSDEDLVKNETDLEKQEMIKEKCYLRFPTLPFIPKEPYDVIATDYDNFSLVSGAKDTSFIQIYSRTPNPGHEFIEKYKSYLSNYGYDPSKIKDTPQDCQVMSNSQLAAMMSMPGMQQALTNEFPDLELKAPVAFNPFTSVFDTLKKLLELYFK; translated from the exons ATGGTGAACGCAATTCTTTATCATCAAACTTCACCACTGCTTCTCTTCCAATGTTGTTCATCCTCTCATCCTCCTCATATTCCCAG CATCTGCCAGCTTGCAAGTGCCACGGATAATGAACTAACTCTACCCCTTGAAGAAGATTCTGGTGAAGGAAATGGAAAGCTAATGATGATGAGAGGGATGACAGCAAAGAACTTTGATCCTGTTAGATATTCTGGAAGGTGGTTCGAAGTAGCATCACTCAAACGCGGATTTGCAGGACAGGGTCAAGAAGACTGTCATTGCACTCAG GGAGTTTATACATTCGACATGAAAACACCTGCTATACAGGTTGATACGTTTTGTGTTCATGGAGGGCCGGACGGGTATATTACCGGAATAAGAGGAAAGGTTCAATGCCTTTCAGATGAAGATTTGGTGAAGAATGAAACTGATTTAGAAAAGCAAGAGATGATTAAAGAGAAGTGCTACCTTCGTTTCCCTACATTGCCTTTCATCCCCAAAGAACCTTACGATGTGATTGCTACCGATTATGACAATTTCTCCCTTGTTTCAGGAGCAAAAGACACAAGTTTTATCCAG ATCTACTCAAGAACACCAAATCCGGGACATGAGTTCATAGAGAAGTACAAATCGTACTTGTCAAATTACGGATATGACCCAAGCAAAATCAAGGACACCCCACAAGATTGTCAAGTGATGTCCAACAGTCAGCTAGCTGCTATGATGTCCATGCCTGGGATGCAACAAGCTCTAACAAACGAATTCCCTGATCTTGAACTAAAGGCTCCTGTTGCATTTAACCCTTTTACGAGCGTATTTGACACTTTGAAGAAGCTGCTTGAGCTTTACTTCAAATAG
- the LOC108481391 gene encoding F-box protein At4g22280-like, which produces MAKQVKMENVDRISGLHDSILIHILSFLSAKQVIRTSILSTRWRYLFALLPNLHFDFEGDLWRRGYTSYRHIDIYSYASLVDKMLITHNMTNIDKFRLKCRTMIDPDRFHAWISAAVHRGVKHLDLNISPGKFTTRPAVLFTCRTLVTLKLCMEFDFVLDVPKGAHFPNLKIIHLEEVNFSNDDSVKSLLSGCTSLEDLVIEKFLMSNISNFNISHPFLKRLTLLYTYQSDYGWITIDAPNLVYLEYDDELVAGYSLQNLQSLVKADIDISNSLQVDGSTFFRGICNVRSLILSDTSLELLLSCAPLPVFPNLVKLKIHCSNDLRPYYDQWEKGLETLLSSLPELEKLEFNQEALISLPEKAPSCLLSKLKSIKISDFTDERDCIGKAKYFLKNGRALEKLTIRTALRYSGERKSKISKVLSASPWESKHLCIFIF; this is translated from the exons ATGGCTAAGCAAGTGAAAATGGAGAATGTAGACAGGATTAGTGGTTTACATGATTCAATTTTAATTCACATTCTGTCATTCCTTTCTGCAAAACAAGTCATTAGGACCTCTATTTTATCTACCCGATGGAGATATCTTTTTGCTTTACTTCCTAATCTCCACTTTGATTTCGAAGGCGATTTGTGGCGCCGGGGTTATACAAGTTACAGGCATATTGACATCTATAGCTACGCAAGCCTTGTGGACAAAATGCTGATTACTCATAATATGACAAATATCGATAAATTTCGTCTCAAATGTCGAACAATGATTGATCCTGACCGTTTTCACGCGTGGATATCTGCTGCAGTTCATCGTGGGGTTAAACATCTTGATTTAAACATCTCCCCAGGCAAGTTCACTACTCGGCCGGCTGTTCTATTTACTTGCAGGACATTGGTTACTTTGAAACTGTGTATGGAGTTTGATTTTGTTTTGGATGTTCCCAAGGGTGCTCACTTCCCGAATCTAAAGATTATTCATCTTGAGGAAGTTAATTTTTCGAATGATGATTCAGTTAAAAGTCTATTATCCGGCTGCACCAGTCTTGAAGATTTGGTGATAGAGAAATTTCTCATGAGCAATATAAGCAACTTCAATATTTCACATCCTTTTCTCAAGAGATTGACTCTACTTTACACCTATCAAAGTGACTATGGTTGGATAACGATCGATGCCCCAAATCTAGTCTACCTGGAGTACGACGACGAATTAGTAGCAGGGTATTCACTGCAGAATTTGCAATCTCTTGTCAAAGCTGATATCGATATATCCAACAGTCTTCAAGTTGATGGATCTACTTTTTTTAGAGGGATCTGTAATGTTCGTTCACTTATTCTGTCGGATACTTCTCTCGAG CTTCTTTTAAGCTGTGCACCGCTTCCTGTTTTTCCTAACTTGGTCAAATTGAAGATACATTGTTCTAATGATCTACGCCCATACTATGATCAATGGGAAAAGGGACTTGAAACTTTACTCTCAAGTTTGCCTGAACTAGAAAAACTTGAGTTTAATCAG GAAGCTCTCATCTCTCTGCCTGAGAAAGCTCCTTCTTGCTTGTTGTCTAAactcaagtccataaaaatttcagactTTACAGATGAAAGAGATTGTATTGGGAAGGCAAAGTATTTCCTAAAGAATGGTAGAGCTCTAGAGAAGTTGACTATACGTACAGCATTACGCTATTCTGGAGAAAGAAAATCGAAGATATCTAAAGTGTTGTCGGCTTCACCATGGGAATCAAAGCATTTGTGCATCTTTATTTTTTGA
- the LOC108480169 gene encoding chloroplastic lipocalin isoform X3, translating to MLFILSSSSYSQVLAADLSHHPSICQLASATDNELTLPLEEDSGEGNGKLMMMRGMTAKNFDPVRYSGRWFEVASLKRGFAGQGQEDCHCTQGVYTFDMKTPAIQVDTFCVHGGPDGYITGIRGKVQCLSDEDLVKNETDLEKQEMIKEKCYLRFPTLPFIPKEPYDVIATDYDNFSLVSGAKDTSFIQIYSRTPNPGHEFIEKYKSYLSNYGYDPSKIKDTPQDCQVMSNSQLAAMMSMPGMQQALTNEFPDLELKAPVAFNPFTSVFDTLKKLLELYFK from the exons ATGTTGTTCATCCTCTCATCCTCCTCATATTCCCAG GTTCTTGCTGCTGATTTATCTCATCACCCCAGCATCTGCCAGCTTGCAAGTGCCACGGATAATGAACTAACTCTACCCCTTGAAGAAGATTCTGGTGAAGGAAATGGAAAGCTAATGATGATGAGAGGGATGACAGCAAAGAACTTTGATCCTGTTAGATATTCTGGAAGGTGGTTCGAAGTAGCATCACTCAAACGCGGATTTGCAGGACAGGGTCAAGAAGACTGTCATTGCACTCAG GGAGTTTATACATTCGACATGAAAACACCTGCTATACAGGTTGATACGTTTTGTGTTCATGGAGGGCCGGACGGGTATATTACCGGAATAAGAGGAAAGGTTCAATGCCTTTCAGATGAAGATTTGGTGAAGAATGAAACTGATTTAGAAAAGCAAGAGATGATTAAAGAGAAGTGCTACCTTCGTTTCCCTACATTGCCTTTCATCCCCAAAGAACCTTACGATGTGATTGCTACCGATTATGACAATTTCTCCCTTGTTTCAGGAGCAAAAGACACAAGTTTTATCCAG ATCTACTCAAGAACACCAAATCCGGGACATGAGTTCATAGAGAAGTACAAATCGTACTTGTCAAATTACGGATATGACCCAAGCAAAATCAAGGACACCCCACAAGATTGTCAAGTGATGTCCAACAGTCAGCTAGCTGCTATGATGTCCATGCCTGGGATGCAACAAGCTCTAACAAACGAATTCCCTGATCTTGAACTAAAGGCTCCTGTTGCATTTAACCCTTTTACGAGCGTATTTGACACTTTGAAGAAGCTGCTTGAGCTTTACTTCAAATAG
- the LOC108480169 gene encoding chloroplastic lipocalin isoform X1, with protein sequence MVNAILYHQTSPLLLFQCCSSSHPPHIPRGLPGKLTLNCSIKSPPNKVIASHIVSGLASLIFLSQTNQVLAADLSHHPSICQLASATDNELTLPLEEDSGEGNGKLMMMRGMTAKNFDPVRYSGRWFEVASLKRGFAGQGQEDCHCTQGVYTFDMKTPAIQVDTFCVHGGPDGYITGIRGKVQCLSDEDLVKNETDLEKQEMIKEKCYLRFPTLPFIPKEPYDVIATDYDNFSLVSGAKDTSFIQIYSRTPNPGHEFIEKYKSYLSNYGYDPSKIKDTPQDCQVMSNSQLAAMMSMPGMQQALTNEFPDLELKAPVAFNPFTSVFDTLKKLLELYFK encoded by the exons ATGGTGAACGCAATTCTTTATCATCAAACTTCACCACTGCTTCTCTTCCAATGTTGTTCATCCTCTCATCCTCCTCATATTCCCAG GGGATTGCCTGGAAAGCTGACATTAAATTGCTCTATCAAGAGCCCTCCTAATAAAGTTATTGCAAGTCATATTGTTTCAGGCCTTGCATCTTTGATATTTTTGTCTCAAACAAACCAG GTTCTTGCTGCTGATTTATCTCATCACCCCAGCATCTGCCAGCTTGCAAGTGCCACGGATAATGAACTAACTCTACCCCTTGAAGAAGATTCTGGTGAAGGAAATGGAAAGCTAATGATGATGAGAGGGATGACAGCAAAGAACTTTGATCCTGTTAGATATTCTGGAAGGTGGTTCGAAGTAGCATCACTCAAACGCGGATTTGCAGGACAGGGTCAAGAAGACTGTCATTGCACTCAG GGAGTTTATACATTCGACATGAAAACACCTGCTATACAGGTTGATACGTTTTGTGTTCATGGAGGGCCGGACGGGTATATTACCGGAATAAGAGGAAAGGTTCAATGCCTTTCAGATGAAGATTTGGTGAAGAATGAAACTGATTTAGAAAAGCAAGAGATGATTAAAGAGAAGTGCTACCTTCGTTTCCCTACATTGCCTTTCATCCCCAAAGAACCTTACGATGTGATTGCTACCGATTATGACAATTTCTCCCTTGTTTCAGGAGCAAAAGACACAAGTTTTATCCAG ATCTACTCAAGAACACCAAATCCGGGACATGAGTTCATAGAGAAGTACAAATCGTACTTGTCAAATTACGGATATGACCCAAGCAAAATCAAGGACACCCCACAAGATTGTCAAGTGATGTCCAACAGTCAGCTAGCTGCTATGATGTCCATGCCTGGGATGCAACAAGCTCTAACAAACGAATTCCCTGATCTTGAACTAAAGGCTCCTGTTGCATTTAACCCTTTTACGAGCGTATTTGACACTTTGAAGAAGCTGCTTGAGCTTTACTTCAAATAG